One part of the Tenacibaculum sp. 190130A14a genome encodes these proteins:
- the trpA gene encoding tryptophan synthase subunit alpha, with protein sequence MNSVQQIFQQKDQDLLSIFFTAGFPKLEDTAPIISKLSTNGVDFIEVGLPYSDPLADGPTIQHSSSVALRNGMNLDVIFEQLLALKETNKTPLVLMGYLNQIIKYGEDAFCQRVKDCGIDTIIIPDLPMVEFETHYQSLFESYGITNVFLITPHTSEERIRKIDALTKAFIYVVASASITGAKGEISQQQIDYFNRIKAMKLQSKLIVGFGISDHKTFSTACEYMNGAIIGSAFIKELNKTGIQGVEGFVKNLKNC encoded by the coding sequence ATGAATTCAGTTCAACAAATATTTCAACAAAAAGATCAGGACTTATTATCTATATTCTTCACAGCTGGGTTTCCAAAACTTGAAGATACAGCACCTATTATTTCTAAACTTAGTACTAATGGAGTAGATTTTATTGAAGTAGGATTACCTTATTCAGATCCTTTAGCAGATGGGCCGACAATTCAACATAGTAGTTCTGTTGCACTTCGCAATGGTATGAATTTGGATGTGATTTTTGAACAATTATTGGCCCTGAAAGAGACGAATAAAACACCGTTAGTTTTAATGGGGTATTTGAATCAGATAATTAAATATGGAGAAGATGCATTTTGTCAAAGAGTAAAGGATTGCGGAATTGATACCATCATTATTCCTGATTTACCAATGGTAGAATTTGAAACCCATTATCAATCTTTATTTGAAAGTTATGGAATTACCAATGTCTTTTTAATAACACCTCATACATCAGAAGAACGAATTCGTAAAATAGACGCATTAACAAAAGCATTTATTTATGTAGTAGCTTCTGCATCCATTACCGGAGCAAAAGGAGAAATTTCTCAACAACAAATAGATTACTTTAATAGAATCAAAGCCATGAAACTACAAAGTAAATTGATTGTTGGTTTCGGAATATCAGATCACAAAACATTTTCTACTGCTTGTGAGTATATGAATGGAGCTATTATTGGTTCGGCATTTATTAAAGAATTGAATAAGACAGGAATACAAGGAGTAGAAGGCTTTGTAAAAAACTTAAAGAATTGTTAA